In Anabas testudineus chromosome 12, fAnaTes1.2, whole genome shotgun sequence, one genomic interval encodes:
- the LOC113158840 gene encoding RAS guanyl-releasing protein 1 isoform X3 — MFRLNHDLSDSLDHFRELIRELGQEHLCSLLETKWINERDWSWKASQKIKANSSKKRKVSLLFDHLEPIELAEHLTYLEFKSFCRISFVDYQNYIRNCCMKDIPVMERSIALCNGISQWVQLMVLSRPTAQLRAEVFTKFIHVAQSLHLMHNYNTLMAVVGGLCHSSISRLKDTTSHVPSDATKVLNEMTDLLSSCRNYDNYRQAYHKCSGFKIPILGVHLKDLISVNEAMSDYVEENKINVQKLQALYSHINELIQLQQVPPRLDANKDLVHLLTLSLDLYYTEDEIYELSYAREPKNCKAPPATPSRPPVVVDWASGVAPKPDPRTISKHVQRMVDSVFKNYDHDENGFISQEDFEKIAASFPFSFCVMDKEKQGLVNRDEITAYFMRASVICSKLGLGFVHNFQETTYMKPTFCDNCSGFLWGVIKQGYRCKDCGMNCHKLCKDQVAFECKKNAKMTNDSPTPSSTPVTTGTTEGSEECPFPYPPDESKDWSPDSPVTFHARPRRVHSGTQTEGPHFFSGAPEASRPQPSLLVPTTPTLTSCPSPVPQRKQRHCAKWENRASVVQKPKEPEEESKPSYDCLHLDNQKLQKTNETLRKKLKETEREVEILKTLLKRHALHPVEEDSSS, encoded by the exons ATGTTTCGCTTGAACCACGACTTGTCTGACAGCTTGGACCATTTCCGGGAGCTGATCAGAGAGCTGGGGCAGGAGCATCTTTGCTCTCTCCTAGAGACCAAATGGAT AAATGAACGGGACTGGTCGTGGAAGGCCAGCCAGAAGATCAAAGCTAACAGCAGCAAAAAGAGGAAGGTCTCTCTTCTTTTTGATCACCTGGAGCCCATTGAGCTGGCTGAACATCTCACCTACCTGGAGTTTAAATCTTTTTGCAGAATATCA TTTGTAGACTATCAGAATTACATTCGCAACTGCTGCATGAAGGACATTCCCGTGATGGAGCGTTCCATTGCCTTGTGTAATGGTATCTCCCAGTGGGTTCAGCTGATGGTGCTAAGCCGACCGACTGCTCAACTGAGAGCTGAGGTTTTCACGAAATTCATCCATGTGGCACAG AGTCTACATCTTATGCACAACTACAATACACTAATGGCGGTGGTAGGAGGCCTGTGTCACAGCTCGATCTCCAGACTGAAAGACACCACCTCACATGTACCCAGCGACGCCACCAAG GTGCTGAATGAAATGACAGACCTGCTCTCCTCCTGCAGAAACTATGACAACTATAGACAAGCCTACCACAAGTGTTCAGGTTTTAAAATCCCTATCCTGGGTGTCCACCTCAAAGACCTGATTTCAGTTAACGAGGCCATGTCCGACTATGTGGAGGAAAACAAGATCAATGTTCAGAAGCTCCAGGCCCTCTACAGTCACATTAATGAGTTGATCCAGCTCCAGCAGGTCCCACCAAGGTTGGATGCTAACAAGGATCTGGTCCATTTGTTGACG CTGTCCTTGGACCTTTACTACACCGAGGATGAGATCTATGAATTGTCTTACGCCAGGGAGCCCAAGAACTGTAAAGCACCT CCAGCCACTCCCTCTAGACCTCCTGTGGTCGTGGACTGGGCATCAGGAGTGGCTCCTAAACCTGACCCACGAACCATCAGCAAACATGTGCAGAGGATGGTGGAT tctgtgtttaagAACTACGATCACGATGAGAACGGCTTCATTTCTCAAGAGGACTTCGAGAAAATTGCTGCTAgctttccattttctttctgtgtcatGGACAAAGAGAA GCAAGGCCTTGTCAACAGAGATGAGATCACAGCCTATTTCATGCGTGCCAGTGTCATCTGCTCCAAACTGGGTCTCGGGTTTGTCCACAACTTCCAGGAGACCACATACATGAAACCCACCTTCTGCGACAACTGCTCTGGATTT TTGTGGGGTGTCATCAAGCAAGGCTACAGATGCAAAG ACTGCGGGATGAACTGCCACAAGCTGTGCAAGGATCAGGTGGCGTTTGAGTGCAAGAAGAACGCCAAAATGACCAATGACAGTCCAACACCGAGCTCCACGCCTGTCACTACGGGTACTACAGAGG GTTCAGAGGAATGTCCTTTCCCCTACCCACCAGATGAGAGCAAAGACTGGAGCCCAGACTCCCCAGTCACTTTCCATGCAAGGCCCCGAAGGGTCCACAGTGGCACTCAGACAGAGGGACCCCATTTTTTCTCTGGAGCTCCGGAGGCGAGCCGACCTCAGCCTTCTCTGCTAGTCCCAACGACACCCACCCTCACCTCATGTCCCAGCCCAGTGCCCCAGAGGAAGCAGCGACACTGTGCCAAGTGGGAAAACAGAGCATCTGTTGTGCAAAAGCCTAAAGAGCCAGAAGAAGAGAGCAAACCTAGCTATGACTGTCTGCATTTA GACAACCAGAAGCTCCAGAAAACCAACGAGACACTACGTAAGAAGCTGAAGGAGACAGAGCGGGAGGTGGAGATCCTAAAGACTCTGCTAAAGAGGCATGCTCTCCACCCTGTGGAGGAGGACTCCTCCTCCTAG